From the genome of Pseudomonas helvetica:
TGGTTTTGCCGGCCTCGATGTTGATCACCGCGCCGTTCGACAGCGTGACAGTCATCGGCGTGCCAGCCGGATTGCTCAAGGTGGCGGTGTAGGTGATCTGGCCGCCTTCAACCACAGAACCATTCGCCGTCAGGCTCAGGCCGGTGTTGTCGATCGAGTCGGTGATCGTCGTAACGGCCGGGGTGGTGCTTGGGGTCAGCTGTTCGAAATTGCCGCCGCTGGTGCTTTCGATGGTGGTGCTGACGGTGCTGCCGTTTTTGTAGACGTCATTCGCCGGGGTATCGACCACCACGCTGCCGGTGGTTTTGCCGGCCTCGATGTTGATCACCGCGCCGTTCGACAGCGTGACGGTCATCGGCGTACCAGCCGGATTGCTCAAGGTGGCGGTGTAAGTGATCTGTCCGCCTTCGGTAATTGTGTTGTCGGCGGTGAGCGTCAGCCCGGTGTTGTCGATCGAATCGGTGATCGTCGTAACGGCCGGGGTGGTGCTTGGGGTCAATTGCTCGAAATTGCCACCCGTGGTGCTCTCGATGGTGGTGCTGACGGTGCTGCCGTTTTTGTAGACGTCATTGGCTGGGGTGTCGACCACCACGGAACCGGACGTTTTGCCGGCCTCGATGTTGATCACGGCGCCATTGCTGAGCGTGACGGTCATCGGCGTGCCAGCCGGATTGCTCAAGGTGGCGGTGTAAGTGATCTGTCCGCCTTCGGTAATCGTGTTGTCGGCAGTGAGCGTCAGGCCGGTGTTATCGATCGAATCGGTGATCGTGGTGACCGCCGGCGTCGTGCTCGGGGTCAACTGCTCGAAGTTGCCGCCCGTGGTGCTCTCGATGGTGGTGCTGACCGTGCTGCCGTTTTTGTAAACATCGTTGGCCGGGGTGTCGACCACCACGCTGCCGGAAGTCTTGCCGGCCTCGATGTTGATCACGGCGCCGTTCGACAGGGTCACGCTCATCGCGGTGCCGGCCGGATTGGTCAGCGTCGCTGTGTAGGTGATCTGGCCGCCTTCGGTAATGCTGTTGTCGGCAGTGAGCGTCAACCCGGTGTTATCGATCGAGTCGGTAATGGTCGTAACCGCTGGCGTCGTGCTTGGGGTCAACTGCTCGAAGTTGCCGCCCGTGGTGCTCTCGATGGTGGTGCTGACCGTGCTGCCGTTTTTGTAAACATCGTTCGCTGGGGTGTCGACCACCACGCTGCCGGAAGTCTTGCCGGCCTCGATGTTGATCACCGCGCCGTTCGACAGGGTCACGCTCATCGCGGTGCCGGCCGGATTGGTCAGCGTCGCGGTGTAGGTGATCTGGCCACCTTCGGTAATGGTGTTGTCGGCAGTGAGCGTCAGCCCGGTGTTATCGATCGAATCGGTGATCGTGGTGACCGCCGGGGTGGTGCTCGGGGTCAGCTGTTCGAAATTGCCGCCGGTGGTGCTTTCGATGGTGGCGCTGACGGTGCTGCCGTTTTTGTAAACGTCATTGGCCGGGGTATCGACCACCACCGAGCCGGTGGTTTTACCAGCTTCGATGTTGATCACGGCGCCATTGCTGAGCGTGACAGTCATCGGCGTGCCCGCCGGGTTGCTCAAGGTCGCGGTGTAGGTGATCTGGCCGCCTTCGGTAATCGTGTTGTCGGCAGTGAGCGTCAGGCCGGTGTTGTCGATCGAATCGGTGATCGTCGTAACGGCCGGGGTGGTGCTTGGGGTCAGCTGTTCGAAATTGCCGCCGCTGGTGCTTTCGATGGTGGTGCTGACGGTGCTGCCGTTTTTGTAGACGTCATTCGCCGGGGTATCGACCACCACGCTGCCGGTGGTTTTGCCGGCCTCGATGTTGATCACCGCGCCGTTCGACAGGGTCACGCTCATCGCGGTGCCGGCCGGATTGGTCAGCGTCGCGGTGTAGGTGATCTGGCCGCCTTCGGTAATCGTGTTGTCGGCGGTGAGTGTCAGCCCGGTGTTATCGATCGAGTCGGTAATGGTCGTGACCGCCGGCGTCGTGCTCGGGGTCAACTGCTCGAAGTTGCCGCCCGTGGTGCTTTCGATGGTGGTGCTGACGGTGCTGCCGTTTTTGTAGACGTCATTGGCCGGGGTATCGACCACCACCGAGCCGGTGGTTTTACCAGCTTCGATGTTGATCACGGCGCCATTGCTGAGCGTGACAGTCATCGGCGTGCCCGCCGGGTTGCTCAGCGTCGCGGTGTAAGTGATTTGACCGCCTTCGGTGACCGAACCGGTTGCTGCCAGGGACAGCCCGGTGTTGTCGATCGAATCGGTGATGGTGGTGACCGCCGGAGTGGTGCTCGGGGTCAGCTGTTCGAAGTTGCCGCCCGTGGTGCTTTCGATGGTAGTGCTGACGGTGCTGCCGTTTTTGTAGACGTCATTCGCCGGGGTGTCGACCACCACCGAGCCGGTGGTTTTACCAGCTTCGATGTTGATGACGGCGCCATTCGACAGGGTCACGCTCATCGCGGTGCCGGCCGGATTGCTCAGCGTCGCGGTGTAAGTGATTTGACCGCCTTCGGTGACCGAACCGGTGGCTGCCAGGGACAGCCCGGTGTTGTCGATCGAATCGGTGATGGTGGTGACCGCCGGAGTGGTGCTCGGGGTCAACTGCTCGAAATTGCCGCCGCTGGTGCTTTCGATGGTGGTGCTAACGGTGCTGCCGTTTTTGTAGACGTCATTCGCAGGGGTGTCGACCACCACGGAACCGGAAGTTTTACCGGCTTCGATGTTGATGACGGCGCCGTTCGACAGGGTCACGCTCATCGCGGTGCCGGCCGGATTGCTCAGCGTCGCGGTGTAAGTGATTTGACCGCCTTCGGTGACCGAACCGGTGGCTGCCAGGGACAGCCCGGTGTTGTCGATCGAATCGGTGATGGTGGTGACCGCCGGAGTGGTGCTCGGGGTCAACTGCTCGAAATTGCCGCCGCTGGTGCTTTCGATGGTGGTGCTAACGGTGCTGCCGTTTTTGTAGACGTCATTCGCAGGGGTGTCGACCACCACGGAACCGGAAGTTTTACCGGCTTCGATGTTGATCACCGCGCCGTTGCTCAGCGTGACGGTCATCGGCGTGCCGGCCGGATTGCTCAGGGTCGCGGTGTAGGTGATCTGACCGCCTTCAGTGACCGAACCGGTCGCCGTCAGGCTCAATCCGGTATTGTCGATCGAATCGGTGATCGTGGTAACGGCTGGCGTGGTGCTTGGCACCAGGTTTTCAAAGTTGCCGCCGGTAGCCCCGGTGATGGTGGTGCTGACCGTGCTGCCGTTTTTGTAAACATCGTTCGCCGGGGTGTCGACGTTCACCGTACCGGTGGTTTTGCCGGCTTCGATGGTGATGGTCGAGCCGTTGGACAGGGTCACGGTGACCGGCGTTTGCGCCGGGTTGGTCAAGGTTGCGGTGTAGGTGATCTGACCGCCTTCGGTGATGGTCGAGCCTGCCGTCAGGGTGACGGTGGTGGTATCAATCGTGTCAGTGACCTGTGTGACGGCGGGCGTCGGATCGACGGTCAGCACCAGGCCGCCACCACCGGTGGTGCCGGTGACATTGACGGTGATCTGGTGCGGGTCGTTGTAGACACTGTCATTCGGTGCCAGCGGAACATTGACGCTGCCACTGACCTGGCCGGCCGGGATGACGATGACCGAGCCATTGGACAGGGTGATGCTCAGGTCAGTCAGCGGCGCCCGGGTGACGTTTGCGGTGTAAACCAGCACACCACCGGCTTCGGTGATGGTCGATGTAGCACTGAGGCTCAGGGTCGAGCCAACCAGCACGTTGGTGCCGTTATTGGTGTTCTGGCCACCCGTAGTGACGTCGACGGCGGAAGTAGTTGCGCCAATGCCTGCGGTCGGAAAACCAATGGTCGGGGCTACGCGGGCAGCTGTTTCGTCCAGTGCCACGAAGCTGTGGCCTCCGCCGGCAGCACCCGTGCCTGTTGCAGTCGGGCCTGCGGCGGCGGCTTCTATATCAGTGGTCGGGTCGACGCCCGCGAGGATGGCTTGTTGCAGTTCTGCTACCGAAGGCGCGGCTTGCGCGGTGGCTTGTGCCAAGTCAGTGCTGGAGTCCGGAGCGCTGCCGCTCCACTGGGTATCACGGCCCAGGTCCAACGTGCGACCGTCGGCCAGTTCAAGCGTTACCGCGCCCGTCGGACCGGTATCGAGCTGGTCGCCCGTGAACAGTCGGTCACCCTCAATCAGCACACGTCTGATGCCTTCCGGGGACACCGCGAAAACTTGACCAACAATGCTTTTGACGATGGCAACAACACTGCTCATTGAGGACTCTCCAAGTGTTCCGTTCAGTAGGCTTCCATAGACCTGAAGAGGCCGTCTGCCAATTCAGTCTGGACGTACTTTCAAAGTGGGGCGCATTAATTTGACGCTACCGCGTCAATAATTTGGCTGGTTTTTTTCGCGATTAACTTTGTGCCAAACTATTGACCTTCTGGGTGCCATCCTAAACAATCGCCCCGGTAATGTCACATTGATATTTGTGTGACGACCTGCCGGCAGCGTGTGACCCAGTTCTGATTTTTAACTTTCCGACATACGGTCATTTCGGTTGCCATTTTCCGTCGCAGCACTGCGATCTGCTGTGATTTGAGACAAGAAGTCCAGGGAAATTCTTATATGCGCTCACACCTGTTCAAGGCTCTACCATTTGTTCTTGCTGCCAGTTTTGTACAAGCCCAAACCCTGCCCCAAGCCATGCAACAAGCACTGGATGTCCACCCGGAAATCCAGGCTGGCGTGAACAGTCGCCTTTCCGCGGACTATCAGCTCAGAGCCGCTCAGGGTGGCTACTTGCCAAAGGTCGATCTGCTAGGGGGGTATGGTCGTGAAGGCACTGACAACCCGAGCACTCGTGCTGGCGCCGGCAACAATCATTGGGAAACCTTGAACCGCGGCGAGTCGAGCGTGCGCTTGCAGCAAATGGTATTTGACGGTTTTGCGACATCCAGCGAAGTCGGGCGTCAACAAGCCACCGTCAACTCCCGCGCCTATTCATTGCTGGGGACTTCCGAGCGCACGGCACTGACTGTGGCCCAAGTTTACCTCGACGTGCTGACCCGTCGCGAGTTCGTGCGCTTGGCCGAAGAGAACCTGAAGAGCCACGAACGGATTTTTGACCAGATCAAACTGCGCACCTCGCGTGGCGTGGGCAGCGGTGCCGACCTCGATCAGGCCGAAGCGCGTATGGCCCAGGCCCGCAACAACCTGATCACTGAGCAGACCAATCTTGCGGACGCCGAGACCAACTTTCTCAGCGCCGTGGGTCAGATGCCCGATCAACTGGAGCGTCCGGCACCCTTCCTTGCGCTGCTGCCGGCGAACCTGAATGAAGCCCGCCAGCAAATGCTCGAAAACAGCCCGGTACTGCGTTCCGCCGAGTCCGATATTGCCGCGGCCGAGAAGCAGTACGATGCTGCCAAGTCGACGTTCTACCCACGTTTCGATGCCGAACTGGGCCGCACCGCCGACAATAATCTGGATGGTGCGGTCGGTCATAACAATGAATGGCAGGCCATGCTGCGCATGCGCTTCAACCTGTATTCCGGCGGCAGCAACAAAGCTGATCTGGAATCCAAGTCCTATCTGTCGAACCAGGCGCTGGATATCCGCAACAACGCCTTGCGCGTGTTGAACGAAGAGTTGGGCCTGGCATGGAATGCCCTGAACAACGCCAACGCCCAAGTGCCGATCGCTCAGCAATATGTCGATCGCAGCAGTGCCGTGCGCACCGCGTATCAGCAACAGTTCAGTTTGGGTCAACGTACTTTGCTCGACTTGCTCGACAGCGAGAACGAACTGTTTACCGCTTCCCGTCGTCTGGCGGATATCAAAAACATTCAGTTATTTACTCAATATCGAATCAAGGCGACCATGGGCGAATTGCTCAAAAGTCAGGGTGTAGTTGCACCCATGGCCTCCGTCGTGTCGAACGATGTGAAGACCAAGGTCCAACTGCCTGGCATGAATTGAGCAGATCCTTCTAGTTAGTTAGCCAAGAGTGCCAAGCGTGGAATCAGAAGCCAGTCGAGTTCATCTCCGTCATGATCCACGCGCGTTGCACGACGATCCGTTACTGGACGGCCTGCTAGCCCTCTGCACGCTGCACCAGAAACCGGCGAGCGCGGCGATGCTGACCACCGGTCTGCCATTGCCCAAGCAGCGCCTGAGCGTCGAGTTGCTCCCGCGTGCGGCGGCCCGCGCCGGCCTGCAAGGGCGGGTGCTGCAACGCAAGCTGGCGCAAATTCCGGCGATTGCCATGCCGGCACTGTTGCTGCTCAAGGATGGTCGCAGTGCCGTGCTGCTGGGCTGGCTCGGCGATGACCAGGCGCGTCTGCTGCTCAGTGAAAGCGATGGCGGTGAAGTTCACGTCAGCCGCGAACTGCTGGCTGACGATTACACCGGGCAAGCATTTTTCGCCCAGCCTCAACATAAATTCGATGTGAACCACGGCACGCTGATCCCGCGTGCGCGCTCCTGGTTCCGCGATACCCTCAAGCGCTCGCGCTGGCTGTATGCCGACGCCATCGCCGCGAGTTTCCTGATCAACATCATCGCCATGGCCGCGCCGCTGTTCGTGATGAACGTCTACGACCGCGTGGTACCGAACCAGGCCGAAGCGACCCTGTGGGTGCTGGCTCTCGGCATCACCGGGGCTTACCTGTTCGACCTGGTCCTTAAAAGCCTGCGTAGTCTGTGCCTGGACCTGGCCGGCAAAAAAACCGACCTGATCATTTCCGCGACGCTGTTCGAGCGGATCGTCGGCATGGCCATGAAGTACCGCCCGGCGCGGGTCGGCAGCTTCGCCCAGAACATCCACGAGTTTCAGAGCCTGCGCGACTTCCTCGCCTCGCTGACCCTGACCAGCTTGATCGACCTGCCGTTCACCTTGCTGATTTTCCTGGTGATCGCCCTGCTGGGCGGGCACCTGGTGTGGATTCCGGTGCTGGCGTTCCCGATTGCCCTGCTGATCGGCTACGCCTTGCAGAAGCCGCTGGTGGCGACCATGGAGCGAACCATGGCGCTGGGGGCCGAGCGTCAGTCGAGCCTGATTGAAACCCTCGCCGGGCTTGATGCGGTGAAGGTCAACAACGCTGAAAGCGAACGTCAGTACCAGTGGGAGCAGACTATCGGCACCCTCAGCCGCCTTGAGCTGCGGGTGAAGATGCTTTCCGGCCTGGCGATGAACATCACCCTGCTGATCCAGCAACTGGCCGGGGTGATCATGATCGTCTTCGGGGTTTATCAGATCATTGCCGGCAACCTCAGCATGGGCGGCCTGATCGCCTGCTACATGCTCAGTGGTCGGGCCCTCAGCCCGCTGGCGTCGTTGTCCGGTCTGCTGACCCGTTATCAGCAGGCGCGGGTCACCATGACCTCGGTCGACCAGATGATGGAACTGCCGCAAGAGCGCAACTTCGAAGAGCGCCCGCTGAGCCGCAAAGTCCTGCAGGGTGGCATCGAGTGTCGTCAGTTGAACTTCACCTACCCGGGTCAGCAGAATCCGGCGCTGAAGAACATCAACCTGATCATCAAGCCGGGTGAAAAGATCGGCATCATCGGCCGCAGCGGCTCGGGCAAGAGCTCGCTGGCCAAACTGCTGGTCGGCCTGTATCAGCCGGACGATGGTGCGTTGCTGGTGGATGGCGTGGATATCCGGCAGATCGATGTCAGCGAATTGCGCCACAACATCGGCTATGTACCGCAGGACATCCAATTACTCGCCGGTACGTTGCGCGACAACCTGGTGTCCGGCGCCCGCTACATGGAAGACGAACTTGTTCTGCAGGCCGCTGAACTGGCCGGCGTGCATGAGTTCGCCCGTTTGCACCCGCAAGGTTACGAGTTGCAAGTCGGCGAACGCGGGCAAAACCTTTCCGGCGGTCAGCGTCAGAACGTGGCCCTGGCTCGTGCTCTGCTGCTCAATCCGCCGATCCTGCTGCTCGACGAACCGACCAGCGCCATGGATAACACCGGTGAAGAACGCTTGAAACAACGCCTGCAAGCCGTTGTAGAGAACAAGACCGTGGTGCTGGTGACGCACCGGGCTTCGTTGTTGTCGTTGGTCGATCGGTTGCTGGTGATCGATCGCGGGCAAATATTGGCTGATGGTCCAAAAGCCTCGGTGATGGAAGCGTTGAAGAAGGGGCAGATCAGTGTTGCTTAAGTCCGGAATGCGCGACTCGATCCGCCGCTACTTCAAAGGCTCAGAATCGCTGCAAGGCCAACCCTTGCCCGAGGTGAACAAGGCGCTGATCGAAGACGCCCCGCGGGTGGTCCGCTTGACCATCTGGGCCATCATCGGCTTCTTTCTGTTCCTGCTGCTGTGGGCCAACTTTGCGGTGATCGATGAGGTCACCAAAGGCGATGGCAAGGCGATTCCATCCTCCAAACTTCAGAAAATCCAGAACCTGGAGGGCGGTATCGTCGCAGAACTCTTCGTTCGCGAAGGGCAAATCGTCGAAGCCGGTGCGCCGTTGATTCGTCTGGATGACACGCGCTTTCAGTCCAACGTCGGCGAAACCGAAGCCGACCGTTTGTCGATGTTGCTGCGTGTAGAACGCTTGAGCGCGGAAGTCGACGACCGCCCGCTGAGCTTTCCTGACGACGCAATGAAAGCTGTGCCCGGTCAGGCCGCCAGCGAAAAATCACTCTATGAGAGCCGTCGCCAGCAACTGCACGATGAAGTCGGCGGCCTGCAGGAGCAACTAATCCAGAAACAACAGGAGCTGCGCGAATTCACCTCCAAGCAGGCGCAGTACCGCAGCGGTCTGGCGTTGCAACGTCAGGAAATCAACATGTCGGAGCCGCTGGTGGCTCAGGGCGCGGTGTCGCCGGTGGAAGTGCTGCGACTCAAGCGTGCCGAAGTCGAAACCCGTGGCCAACTGGACGCTACCACCCTGGCGATCCCGCGTGCCGAGTCGGCAATCAAGGAAGTGCAGCGCAAGATCGACGAGACCCGTGGCAAGTTCCGCAGTGAGGCGCTGACCCAGCTCAACGAGGCCCGTACCGACCTGAACAAGGCGAAGGCGACCGGCAAGGCGCTGGAAGACCGCGTCAGCCGGACGCTGGTGACCTCGCCGGTGCGCGGTATCGTCAAGCAGCTGCTGGTCAACACCATCGGTGGCGTGATCCAGCCCGGCAGTGACATGGTCGAAATCGTGCCGCTGGACGACACCCTGCTGGTGGAAGCGAAGATCCGTCCGCAAGACATCGCGTTTTTGCACCCGGGCCAGGAAGCCATCGTCAAGTTCACGGCCTATGACTACACCATCTATGGCGGGCTGAAAGCCAAGCTGGAGCAGATCGGCGCCGACACCATCACCGATGAAGACAAGAAAACCACCTACTACATGATCAAGCTGCGCACCGAGCGCAGCCACCTGGGCACCGACGAAAAACCCTTGCTGATCATTCCGGGCATGGTCGCCTCGGTGGACATCATCACCGGCAAGAAGACCATTCTCAGCTACCTGCTCAAGCCGATCATCAAGGCGCGGGCAGAGGCGCTACACGAGCGCTAGTCTCTGGTGGGCTGATGGCCCCATCGCGGGCAAGCCTTGCTCCTACAGAGGATCTGCACCGAACCACAATTACGTGGTCGATACAGAGTATTTGTAGGAGCAAGGCTTGCCCGCGATGACGGCCTGAACAGCGGCGCATTTCAAAAGCCATATCGTTATTCGTTAACGGTATTTAAATACTCGTTCTTATATCTATAAAGTCAAACCCCTGCGTACCCACCGACCAATCGGCGTGCCGCACGAAATGAACCCACACGGGACCTCCGTGAGTTTCTGATCGACGCGCACGCCATTGGGCGTGCTCTGCGTGGGAGAGATGTATGCCTGTATTGTCCGCTTTGCCCAGCGCCGCGACCCTCGCGCCGCAATCGTTCGAGATCCGCCCGTTCAGTGGGGCTGTCGGTGCCGAAATCATCGGCCTGAACCTCGCCTTGCCCATCAACGATCAGGACTTCGCACGCATCCACCGCGCGCACCTGGATCACCATGTCGTGGTGTTCCGAAACCAGCGCATCAGCCCCGAACAACAGATCGCCTTCAGCCGCCGTTTTGGCGTGTTGCAGATCCATGTGCTCAAGCAATTTCTGCTGGCCCATCACCCGGAAATCCTCATCGTTTCCAACATCATCGAAAACGGCCAGGCTATCGGCCTCGGTGACGCCGGCAAGTTCTGGCACTCCGACCTGTCCTATAAAGAACTGCCGAGCCTGGGCTCGATGCTCCATGCCCAGGAGCTGCCATCCGAAGGTGGCGACACACTGTTCGCCGACCAGCACAAAGCCTGGGACACCCTGCCCGATGCGTTGCGCAAGGCGGTTGAAGGACGCTCTGCCGCGCACTCCTATACCGCGCGTTACAGCGAGAACAAATTCGAAGGCAACTGGCGCCCGACCCTGACCCCGGAGCAACTCGCTCAGGTCAACGAAGTGGTGCATCCGGTGGTTCGCACTCACCCGGAAAACGGTCGCAAGGCACTGTTCGTCAGCGAGGGTTTCACCACCCGCATTGTCGGTTTACCGGAAGACGAAAGCCGGCAACTGCTGGCCGAGCTCTACGCCCACAGCGTGTTGCCGGAAAACATCTACCGCCATCAGTGGCAGCCTCACGACCTGGTGTTCTGGGATAACCGCTCGCTGATTCACCTGGCCGCCGGTTGCCCGAGCCATCTGCGCCGCAAGCTCTACCGCACCACCATTCAGGGCGACGCGCCTTTCTGATCGGCTGCATTTCGGAGATACCTGCCATGTCCAAACGTATTCCATTCGCGCCGCTGGCCGCCGCCATCGGTCTGGGTTTCAGCCTGCTCGCCGGCAGTCTGGTCGCACCGACTGTGGCGCACGCCGAAGGCGAAATTCGCATCGCCGAGCAGTTCGGCATCGTTTACCTGCTGCTCAACGTGGTCCGCGACCAGCACCTGATCGAGAAGCACGGCAAGGAAGAGGGCATCGACATCAAGGTCGACTGGACCCAGCTCTCCGGCGGCGCGGCCGTCAACGATGCGTTGCTCTCAGGGTCCATCGACATTGCCGGTGCTGGCGTTGGCCCGTTGCTGACCATCTGGGACCGCACTCACGGCAAGCAGAACGTCAAGGCCGTGGCCTCGCTCGGCAACTTCCCGTATTACCTGGTGAGCAACAATCCGAAGGTCAAAACCATCGCCGACTTCACCGAGCAGGACCGTATCGCGGTGCCGGCGGTCGGGGTTTCCGTACAGTCGCGATTCCTCCAGTACGCTGCGGCCAAGCAGTGGGGTGACAAGGAATTCAATCGCCTCGACAAGTACACCATCGCTGTCCCGCACCCGGACGCCACGGCTGCGTTGATCGCTGGCGGCACTGAACTGACCGGGCACTTCTCCAATCCGCCGTTCCAGGATCAGGCACTGGAAAACCCCAACGTCCATGTCGTGCTCAATACCTACGACTTGCTGGGCCCGAATTCGCCGACCGTGTTGTTCACCACTGAGAAGTTTCGCAACGAGAACCCGAAAACCTACAAGGCCTTCATCGAAGCCCTGACCGAAGCTGCTGAATTTGCCCAGAACGACAAGGGCGCAGCGGCGGACACTTACCTGAGGGTGACCAAAGCTAAAATCGACCGCGCCGCGCTGCTGAAAATCATCGACAACCCGCAGTTCGAATTCAGCGTCACGCCGAAAAATACATATCCGCTGGCTGAGTTCCTCTACCGCGTCGGCGCGATCAAGAACAAACCGGACTCGTGGAAGGACTACTTCTTCCACGACGCCAAACCGTTGCAAGGGAGCTGATTGCCATGAACGCTCGCTTGCAAGGCCACGCGGCCAGCAGCTCGACCGCCAGCACCCAGGCGTTGCTCGCGGTCGATCACGTCAGCCTTGAATACCGCACGCCGCAACGGGTGGTGCGGGCAACGCATCAGGTCAGCTTCGAGGTCGATCCCGCCGATCGTTTTGTGTTGCTCGGCCCCTCCGGCTGCGGCAAGTCGACCTTGCTCAAGGCCGTCGCGGGGTTCATCCAGCCCTGTGAAGGGCAAATCCGCCTGCAAGGTCAGGCTGTCAGTGCGCCGGGGCCTGACCGGATTGTGGTGTTTCAGGAGTTCGATCAACTGCCACCGTGGAAAACCGTCAAACAGAACGTAATGTTCCCGCTGCTGGCCTCGCAAACCCTCAAGCGTCGCGAGGCTGAAGAACGGGCGTTGCACTACCTCGACAAGGTCGGGCTGGCGGCGTTTGCCGATGCCTATCCACATACCTTGTCCGGTGGCATGAAGGCGCGGGTGGCGATTGCCCGGGCCTTGGCCATGCAGCCGAAAATCCTGCTGATGGATGAACCATTCGCCGCGCTCGACGCGCTGACCCGACGCAAGATGCAGGAGGAATTATTGCTGCTGTGGGAGGAGGTGCGTTTCACCCTGTTGTTCGTCACCCACTCCATCGAAGAGGCGCTGGTGGTGGGTAACCGGATCCTGTTGCTGTCGCCTCATCCCGGTCGGGTGCGGGCGGAAATCCACAGCCATCAATACGATTTGCAGAGCCTTGGCGGTGTGGCGTTTCAGCAGTCGGCACGACGCATTCATCGGTTGCTGTTCGATGAAGGCCAGTCTGCCGAGAGCGATCACGAACTGGATTTCAACGATATCCGCATCGCTTATTGAGCGGCTGGAGGAGTGCCCGATGAGCCATTCATCACCTGCGCGACAAGAATATGAAGTTGAGTTGCAACCCTTGTTAAGCGTTGCGCTGGAGCGTGAATTGCCCCTTGGCCAGCGCCTCTGGCAGCAGGGCTGGTTGCGTAAAGGCCTGATCCTGATTCTGCTGGCGGTGCTCTGGGAGGCCATCGCCCGCTATCAAGACAATGACCTGTTGCTGCCGAGCTTCCTGCAAACTGGCCATGCGCTGTACGACGGGTTGCTCAGCGGAGAGTTGCTGGGCAAGGTCGGGATTTCGCTGGTGGTGCTGCTCAAGGGGTATCTGGTCGGTATCGTCCTGGCGTTTGCCCTGACCACGCTGGCCGTGTCGACCCAGTTCGGCCGCGACCTGCTGAGCACCCTGACCTCGATGTTCAACCCATTGCCGGCGATTGCCTTGTTGCCGTTGGCACTGCTGTGGTTCGGGTTGGGGCAGAACAGCCTGATTTTCGTGCTGGTGCATTCGGTGCTCTGGGCACTGGCCCTGAACACGTATGCGGGATTTCTCGGGGTCTCGGAAACCTTGCGCATGGCCGGCCGAAACTACGGCTTGAG
Proteins encoded in this window:
- a CDS encoding ABC transporter ATP-binding protein; its protein translation is MNARLQGHAASSSTASTQALLAVDHVSLEYRTPQRVVRATHQVSFEVDPADRFVLLGPSGCGKSTLLKAVAGFIQPCEGQIRLQGQAVSAPGPDRIVVFQEFDQLPPWKTVKQNVMFPLLASQTLKRREAEERALHYLDKVGLAAFADAYPHTLSGGMKARVAIARALAMQPKILLMDEPFAALDALTRRKMQEELLLLWEEVRFTLLFVTHSIEEALVVGNRILLLSPHPGRVRAEIHSHQYDLQSLGGVAFQQSARRIHRLLFDEGQSAESDHELDFNDIRIAY
- a CDS encoding ABC transporter permease translates to MSHSSPARQEYEVELQPLLSVALERELPLGQRLWQQGWLRKGLILILLAVLWEAIARYQDNDLLLPSFLQTGHALYDGLLSGELLGKVGISLVVLLKGYLVGIVLAFALTTLAVSTQFGRDLLSTLTSMFNPLPAIALLPLALLWFGLGQNSLIFVLVHSVLWALALNTYAGFLGVSETLRMAGRNYGLRGIRFVLFILIPAALPSILAGLKIGWAFAWRTLIAAELVFGATSGKGGLGWYIFQNRNELYTDKVFAGLAVVILIGLLVENLVFDTLERITVKRWGMQR